A window of Sutcliffiella cohnii contains these coding sequences:
- a CDS encoding DUF262 domain-containing protein, with translation MKQPENVNIKFGDLINQIDSGDIKIPQFQREFVWSKTKSAELLDSILKGYPIGSFTLWKTTERLRTIRNLGGANLPDAREDHPIDYVLDGQQRMTSLYASFKGLKINKNSNVEDFEEIYIDLTVEENGQLVITDVKDRKKEEVIKLKELLYGGRKLMRIYPESLDAKLEEYKNRFITYTFSGIILKNVPIDIATEVFSRLNVGGQPLSTFEIMVAKTYDETKNFDLSIKYDEFINRVEDVGYETISASTLLQLIAVLIKKECTRKHILSLSRDEFIKIWDSAIDALEHAIDYFKSYYRIPVSKLLPYNALLIPFAYFFYHHNDRPNNTQRRYLEDFFWRTSISERYSQSLEAKVAQDIKRIDKILEEKLPNYDYEVNIEPSDIIDNGWFSTGRSFIKAILCLFTYQEPKSFLDNSKVTLDNDWLKIATSKNYHHFFPKKFLEGKKEEFYINHIANITIVDDYLNKRKIKTKDPSIYMSEFQKANRDLENTMKTHLIDLDNFGIFTDDYDTFLNKRAEAISNELKKKIIKQSLSK, from the coding sequence ATGAAGCAACCTGAAAATGTTAATATAAAGTTTGGAGACCTTATTAATCAGATTGATAGTGGAGATATCAAAATTCCACAATTTCAAAGGGAATTTGTTTGGTCTAAAACTAAATCAGCTGAGTTGTTGGACTCTATTCTTAAGGGATATCCAATTGGAAGTTTTACTTTATGGAAGACTACAGAGAGATTACGTACGATACGTAATTTAGGTGGCGCTAATTTACCTGATGCCAGAGAAGATCATCCAATTGACTATGTATTAGATGGACAACAAAGAATGACAAGTTTATATGCGAGTTTTAAAGGCTTAAAAATAAACAAGAATTCAAATGTTGAGGATTTTGAAGAAATTTATATAGATCTAACAGTAGAAGAAAATGGTCAGCTTGTTATTACCGATGTAAAAGATAGAAAAAAAGAAGAAGTAATTAAGCTAAAAGAGTTATTATATGGTGGCAGAAAGTTAATGAGAATCTATCCAGAGTCGCTTGATGCTAAATTAGAAGAGTATAAAAACCGCTTCATTACTTATACCTTTTCTGGCATTATTCTAAAGAATGTACCCATTGATATTGCAACTGAAGTATTTTCGAGGTTAAATGTCGGCGGTCAACCTTTATCGACTTTTGAGATCATGGTTGCTAAAACATATGATGAAACGAAAAACTTTGATTTATCGATTAAATATGATGAATTTATAAATCGTGTTGAAGATGTTGGATATGAAACAATCTCAGCGAGTACTCTTCTTCAATTAATTGCTGTGCTCATTAAAAAGGAATGTACAAGAAAGCATATCTTGAGTTTGAGTCGAGATGAATTTATAAAAATTTGGGATAGTGCCATTGATGCACTCGAACATGCAATAGATTACTTCAAGAGTTACTATCGTATTCCAGTTTCTAAGTTGCTCCCATATAATGCTTTGCTTATTCCTTTTGCTTATTTTTTCTATCATCATAATGATCGACCAAATAACACACAAAGAAGATACTTGGAGGATTTCTTTTGGCGTACCTCTATATCAGAAAGATATTCACAATCCTTAGAAGCAAAAGTTGCTCAAGATATTAAAAGGATCGACAAAATTTTAGAAGAAAAGCTACCTAATTATGACTATGAGGTAAATATAGAGCCTTCAGACATTATAGACAATGGCTGGTTTAGTACTGGAAGAAGTTTTATAAAAGCAATTCTTTGCTTGTTCACCTATCAGGAACCAAAATCATTTTTGGATAATTCAAAAGTTACCTTAGATAATGATTGGTTAAAAATTGCTACGAGCAAAAATTACCACCATTTTTTTCCTAAAAAGTTTTTAGAAGGAAAAAAAGAGGAGTTTTATATTAATCATATAGCTAACATAACGATTGTTGATGATTATCTAAATAAAAGAAAAATAAAAACCAAGGATCCGTCCATCTATATGTCTGAATTTCAAAAGGCCAATAGAGACCTAGAAAATACGATGAAAACACATTTAATAGATCTTGATAACTTTGGAATTTTCACAGATGATTATGACACTTTCCTTAATAAAAGAGCCGAAGCAATAAGTAATGAATTAAAGAAAAAAATAATAAAACAGTCACTCTCAAAATAA